One window of Oreochromis niloticus isolate F11D_XX linkage group LG23, O_niloticus_UMD_NMBU, whole genome shotgun sequence genomic DNA carries:
- the LOC102082558 gene encoding kelch-like protein 23, which yields MADRGDHELKLQSFELTLVSEEEDESASHVKDSEADITPDASLQVEGEIFYVNRQHLALQSPYFRALFFGCGLESSKRQVEIKGVSLQHFRTLMEYTTTCSLSLDRENVTGILETSDFLQLERARLLCCKFLERELHLSNCLGMMAYAWQLGCTQLHAAARQVVLTHFSAISAEEDFLSLSKESVADLLASDDLTIHKDDLALEAILRWVSFDPKREEYFLELIELVRPESLSLPFITELLTRMKSSDPRARLILKLNEHFPASWSVGRSMRRTRARETLFVLGGPHDQEEQALYQYHPMNGRWQSCAPLQRKNLTQYSVAAVGDSVVVTGGYFRDVLWFSVDWVRIYECGNQRWVDGPALQKSRHSHCSIGLESVLYVLGGSMDEGLVDDVERLVLGSEEGWEAVSPMVRAVERAATAALGSCIYVACGLDENGEVYGGIQRYVVKQDQWDVVSYSPFPRYDLVATELNSALYLFGGQALRFDMETDEWMVLEEECLNKKFFCGCSSVTGQIYLVSERKSNKAFPNMVLLDPYIDTCIEVDDAIPCPVPLRGCVTVRMLP from the exons ATGGCTGACAGAGGTGACCATGAGCTGAAACTGCAGAGCTTTGAACTGACGCTTGTATCAGAAGAAGAGGATGAGTCTGCTTCACATGTGAAGGACTCTGAGGCTGATATAACACCTGATGCTAGTCTACAAGTAGAAGGAGAGATTTTTTATGTCAACCGCCAACATCTGGCCCTGCAGAGCCCTTACTTCAGGGCTCTGTTCTTTGGCTGTGGGTTGGAGAGCAGCAAAAGGCAGGTAGAGATTAAAGGTGTGAGTCTGCAGCATTTCAGGACCTTGATGGAATATACCACAACATGCAGCCTGTCTTTGGACAGAGAAAATGTTACGGGCATCCTCGAGACGTCCGACTTTTTACAGCTGGAGCGAGCCAGGCTGCTGTGCTGTAAGTTCCTGGAGCGTGAGCTGCACCTCAGCAACTGTTTGGGGATGATGGCCTACGCCTGGCAGCTGGGTTGCACTCAGCTTCATGCCGCAGCACGACAGGTGGTGCTCACTCACTTCTCTGCTATTTCAGCTGAAGAGGATTTTCTGTCACTCTCAAAAGAGTCCGTAGCAGATCTACTTGCCAGCGATGACCTAACCATCCATAAAGACGATCTGGCTCTGGAGGCAATACTGCGCTGGGTGTCATTTGACCCTAAACGAGAAGAATATTTCCTGGAGCTCATTGAGCTGGTGAGGCCCGAGTCTCTGTCCTTGCCTTTTATCACTGAACTCTTGACCAGAATGAAAAGCTCTGACCCCAGAGCCAGGCTCATCCTAAAGCTCAATGAACATTTCCCAGCATCTTGGTCAGTGGGCCGGTCAATGAGGAGGACCAGGGCCAGAGAGACCCTGTTCGTGCTGGGCGGGCCTCATGATCAGGAAGAACAGGCGCTGTACCAGTATCACCCGATGAATGGTAGATGGCAGAGCTGCGCGCCTCTGCAGAGGAAGAACCTCACACAGTACTCCGTGGCTGCAGTGG gAGACAGTGTGGTCGTGACAGGTGGCTACTTCCGGGATGTTCTGTGGTTCAGTGTGGATTGGGTCCGGATCTACGAATGTGGGAACCAGCGCTGGGTGGACGGGCCAGCCCTGCAGAAGTCCAGACACAGCCACTGCTCCATAGGGCTCGAGTCAGTCCTGTACGTCCTGGGGGGAAGTATGGACGAAGGTCTTGTGGATGATGTAGAAAGGCTGGTCCTTGGGTCAGAGGAGGGTTGGGAGGCAGTGAGCCCCATGGTCAGGGCCGTAGAGAGGGCAGCCACTGCTGCTCTGGGGTCGTGTATCTACGTGGCGTGCGGCCTGGATGAAAACGGCGAGGTTTATGGTGGAATTCAGAGGTATGTGGTGAAGCAGGATCAGTGGGATGTGGTCTCCTACTCTCCATTTCCACG ATATGACCTGGTTGCCACGGAGCTCAACAGTGCCCTCTACCTGTTCGGGGGCCAAGCCCTTCGTTTTGACATGGAGACAGATGAGTGGATGGTGCTGGAGGAGGAATGTCTGAACAAGAAGTTCTTCTGTGGCTGCTCCTCAGTCACTGGGCAGATATACCTGGTCAGCGAGAGAAAGAGTAACAAAGCATTCCCAAACATGGTGCTGCTGGACCCTTACATAGACACCTGCATTGAGGTCGATGATGCCATACCCTGTCCCGTGCCCCTCAGAGGGTGTGTCACCGTAAGAATGCTCCCATGA
- the LOC100702158 gene encoding ceramide synthase 2 yields the protein MEALLNEWLWREEFWIPPGNHWKDMEMKEGEGHFPLPRDLMYTLPLALIFIALRYIFERVIAIPLSKVLGVKDRNRIRAPSIPKLEAFYKQHSQQPSQSEVVGLGKQCGLSQRKIQTWFRHRRNQDRPSNTKKFCEASWRFVFYLTSFIAGLGSLIDTPWFWDQSECWRGYPKQPVSEAHYWYYMLEMGFYLSLLLSVSVDVKRKDFKEQVVHHIATIFLIGFSYIANYVRVGTLVMLVHDSSDIILEVGKMLHYALWTTTCDFLFVLFALVFLVTRLYVFPSRIIHTTLIVSMEFFEPFFGYYFFNALLFVLQALHVYWAYLILRMVYRFAFVGKIEGDVRSDEESPVDDNDEEEDGGECSWEQRKDAINSRLASLANNCVLNNLTNQTNINSRVPKTR from the exons ATGGAGGCCCTGCTGAACGAGTGGCTGTGGCGGGAGGAGTTCTGGATTCCTCCTGGGAATCACTGGAAAGACATGGAGATGAAGGAAGGAGAGGGCCACTTTCCTCTACCCAGGGATCTCATGTACACCTTGCCACTAGCTCTGATCTTTATAGCCCTCAGATATATCTTTGAGAG GGTCATTGCCATCCCCCTAAGCAAAGTCTTAGGTGTGAAGGATCGGAATCGGATTCGAGCCCCTTCCATCCCAAAGCTGGAGGCTTTCTATAAACAGCACAGCCAGCAGCCATCGCAG agtgaaGTGGTGGGCCTGGGAAAGCAGTGTGGACTCTCGCAGAGAAAGATCCAGACCTGGTTTAGACACAGAAGAAACCAGGACAGACCCAGCAACACCAAAAAATTCTGCGAGGCCTC CTGGCGCTTTGTGTTCTACCTCACATCGTTCATAGCAGGGCTCGGCTCTTTAATTGAT ACGCCGTGGTTCTGGGACCAGAGCGAGTGCTGGAGGGGTTATCCCAAACAG CCTGTGTCTGAGGCTCATTACTGGTATTACATGTTGGAGATGGGCTTCTATTTGTCGCTGCTCCTGAGCGTCTCTGTGGATGTGAAGCGAAAA gaTTTCAAGGAGCAGGTGGTTCATCACATTGCCACCATATTTCTCATCGGTTTCTCCTACATCGCCAACTATGTGAGGGTGGGCACTTTGGTGATGCTGGTTCACGACTCTTCCGACATTATTCTCGAG GTGGGTAAGATGCTGCACTACGCGCTGTGGACGACGACATGCGACTTCCTGTTTGTCCTCTTTGCTCTGGTGTTCCTCGTCACGAGGCTCTATGTTTTTCCAAGCAG GATCATCCACACCACCCTGATCGTTTCAATGGAGTTCTTCGAGCCCTTCTTTGGTTATTATTTCTTCAACGCTCTTCTGTTCGTGCTACAAGCGCTGCACGTCTACTGGGCCTATCTCATCCTGCGCATGGTCTACAGGTTTGCCTTCGTGGGCAAG ATCGAGGGTGATGTTCGCAGCGATGAGGAGAGTCCGGTTGATGACAATGATGAAGAGGAAGATGGGGGTGAGTGCAGCTGGGAGCAGAGGAAGGATGCGATTAACTCCAGACTGGCATCGCTGGCTAACAACTGCGTCCTGAACAACCTGACCAACCAGACAAATATAAACAGCAGAGTACCCAAAACCAGATAG